A stretch of DNA from Cryptomeria japonica chromosome 4, Sugi_1.0, whole genome shotgun sequence:
TCAAATCGTTGGGTATACCCTTTGGGTTGGccaatgcaccaacaacatttaTGTGGATGATAAAAAACTTTCTTTGGCATTTCACCAACTTGTTTGTTATTGTCTGCCTTGATGACATCCTAATCTTCAACAAAACATTGGATCAATATCTATGTGGCATCTAAAAGGCATCTCAACATTTGCATGGTGGTAAGCCATTTCAAGGTTTCTACTTGTAGGATGGACTCCTATATCACCTTGGGCACTTGTGTGTACCAAACAAGGAAGAGTTACAAAACTCTGGCTCGTTGTAGTAAGTTGTAGGTCATTTCAGAGTTGAGAAAATATTAGCAGCATTGTAGAAGTACTTATACTGCCATAGATCTGATTGGATGTTGCCAAGTAAATTCAATCATGCATTGCATGTCCATAGTCAATCCAATCAATAAGAAATATAGCATATACATGCCTTAATTGGTTCCAACAAGACCTTGGGAATTTGTTTCCATGAACTTTTTTTTGACTATCCCACCACCAAAAGGAGTAGTGGCTGTGTGTATGTAGTGGTATATAAATTCTCTAAGATGGTGATTCTCAAGCCTTGTACGGAACCAGTTTCAGCTTTCCATGAACTTTTTGTTTGACTGTCCCACCACCAAAAGGAGTAATGGTTGTGTGTATGTAGATTCTCTAAGATGTGATTCTCAAGCCTTGAACGGAACCAATTTCAACTCTAGAAACAACTCAATTGTACTTCTAGGTTGTATCAATTCACTTTGGATTACCATCCACCATTGTCTCTGATTGAGATCCTAGATTCTTGAGCCATTTTTTAAGTTTAGCAAAAAGTGCAAACCGTAGGTCTACTCAAGGGGAAGTGGTGCAAATTTAGCAATAGGTGCAAACCATCTTTCATAATGCAATTTTTTTCGTACAAGAAGTGCCATTACCACACACCTTTAGGTTGATGATTGGGCATGGTTACATTTGTAGAAGGAATAACTTGTAGGACCTTACCACAAGCTTTGTCCACTCCAATATTGTAATAGCCCACCCTGATCTGGATATTTTTGCCCTTTCACTTGGAGGTATTTTGTTAAACAGTTTGCTTGCAAGATACTATAAACTTATATTAAAACTGTTCACTTCTAGACATGCATAAAGATTGAACAGTAAAAGATACTTGCAAACAAACTAATACCGATAGAGAGATCAGAATTTCAAATACTAATCTGATTGCAAACTTTGGAATTTAGTCATTGCATACTTAACAAATCAGAACTGCTGCAAACATTGATTGTGATTTACATTCTGACCTGATTTAGCTTCAGAAAACTGAGATATCAAATGCAGCAATAAGACTGGTCACACTCAGCAGATATTGCATTACTTATGTAAAGCAGATTACAATGATATTTACGAATACTTAAGCTAATGGTTGAAATGTCTTGATATTGCTTCTGAATATCTGATAACTGCTGCATTCATTCAGTAAAGAGCTGGAAATGAATTACAAATGATGAATACACCATAACGGCCCAGCTACTGTGTCAACCTTTATTCTGTTACTATTTTATGCTCAAATCTTCAATAAACTTCATCCAAAACCCTAGAAACCAAAGTGAAATTAACCTAGCACTGTCAAATCCTCCAAAGAGATTTCCAGTTGAAACTTACAACAATTTGAAAATGAAGCACAATGGTGAATACTAAATGAATCCACACCAAAGATGGATTGGGTTTCCGTCCAAAACCACCAAGAAACTCCAAGGGTTTCTGTCCTCAGATTTCTTGCAAATGAAGCTAGAGCTCCCAACTTCTCAGAGCGAAAAACAAATTAACCAAGTATATCTCAAATGAGCTCCCAAGTGCCTTTTATAATACTTTCATCCCAATGCCCTTATTAGGGTTTGCAGATTTTAAATTAAAAGtgacttttaatattttataatatccATGCTTCCCAAAGCACCAttaaaagtcactttataaaatacCTTTTATAAAGTCATTTAATTACATTGCTTTATAAAATAACTTTATAAAGTCATTTTATCATATTAAATAACGTaaacttaaatatttaatttaactttattattcaaacattatttaatataatatccaTAAAACTCCAATCGccatttatttaatataatatccATAAAACTCCAGTCGCCATTACACTATCAACTTCTGCAATAAATGACTATCCAGAAATAGCCACGATACCCATTGATCATCTTGTGACTTATATAAATAGTATGACCCAAACGTCCAAGTGACTTACTGAAAATTGTGTGTATCAAAGAGTGCTGAATGATCTTAGAAAGGCATACCACAAATAAATTGGAACACTGAGTTGAAGAATACTGAAATAAGCACCAAAAGGCTAGCTGAAGAGCCATAGAACACTCTCAGAAGGGTCCCCTAATCACCATGTTAGCCTACGGGGACCGAAGTCATAGGATAACCCCTAGAAATAGCTAATGCCTAAAAACGGGACATTACAAATATGGGTTCTACACCATCACCAAGAAAGTTTGACCCATCTAATCTTTAGTCATCTCAAGCTGACCTAAATGTGTATACATTACACTAATGATAATTTTCCTCATTTATGTTGGTAGTAATAAGCAAGGGGACCATGTTAGCAGACAAGTTTCTTTAAGCATTTGTTAATAGGGGGAGGATTTGGGAATGGTAAATATATTCTTTGCTTTGGGCTTTTTACCCTCTAGCCACTTTCCCACTACCAATGAATGCTTAAATGTGCATGTGTGCTAAGTGGGCTTGCCTTGCAATTATTATAAACATGAATGAGGAAAAATGTCATTTGTGTAATGACTGCTTATGGGGGTTATCTTGAGACGAATAAACACTACCCAGGTCAATTCccacataaataaaaaattgccCATGCAAACCCTCACTTAAAAGTTCAAAACAATTTTATTACCATTTGTATGTGAAGATGGTATTATAGCATATCCAATCTCTTGCATGTGGCACCTGCACATGATTCCTTTCATCTGATATATGTTTCCATTTTGTGGCTTAAAATAACTAAATTTTGAAAGGATTTGCATGGTTAATTATTAAAGTGCCTTTTGAGTTGTTATACTTACAAGGATCTTTTTATTAGCACCTTTCTCCAGTTTTAAggaaacttaaatatattaattttgacatgttttttagtGACAATTTTTTCATTGAAACTGTTTTCCAGGGTGGAGATATGAGATATTGCCAAAAGTGTGGCCATTATAAGCCTCCTCGTGCACATCACTGTCGTGTTTGCAAAAGGTGTGTACTAAGGATGGTAGGTACACAAAAATCTTTATCTTTGATTTTCAGTTTGTTTGATGATGTTGGTACTTAGTGATCTCCTGGTGATAACTATACTACTTTTAGGAAATATAAGATTTTGTTTTCATGTTGCAAGGCTCATAACATTATTAAGTTTTTGTATATTCAAGTTAATATCTTTACGAAcaagttttttttatttattaacagAAGCTAATAAGTATCATGGATATTTCTGACTTGCCTGCTCATGAGGGTTTGTTACAGGATCATCACTGTGTGTGGATAAATAATTGTGTTGGCCATGAAAATTACAAGGCTTTCTTCCTCTTTGTACTCTATATTGTTGTAGCTTGCATCTATGCACTGGTAATTTCAAAGTTGACCCTGCCAATGACTTTTTAATCTAAATACAATTATTTGAAAGAGATTGATTGTATAACCTGATAGGGGATTTGGTATGATTATGAATTGAAATTGGTGGTTGTAGGCACTGCTTGTGGGCAGTGCACTTGGAGAACTCAATCACAATGAGCGGCAATCTGGAAATATTTTCAGGGCGTCTTACGTAAGCTGCTTATTTTTAGAGAACCTAATATGTTTTACATTGTGAAGTCCCAAATCATGAATGAAATTCCTATATAATACTTACTGTATAATGACGTCACATATACTGCTTGTCACAGGTTCTCTGTGCATCAATACTTATTCCATTAACAGTGGCTTTAGTTGTTCTCCTGGGTTGGCACATGTATCTCCTTTCACATAACAAGACAACAATTGAGGTACATTAACTGTTTTTTTTATTCAACCGATATAAATAGTTGCATTTCTATATTCTgtttaattttaaaaatcaaaatggtTAATCCTCTCAGGAAAGTGCTTGTTTGTCCCATTCTCATTGCAGTATCATGAGGGAGTGCGAGCTATGTGGTTAGATGAAAAAGCAGGGCGAGTGTATCGCCACCCATATGATCTTGGACTTTATGCAAATATTGTTTTGGTAAAACTCTTTACTGCTTTTTCTGATGCTATTTAATTCCTACTCTACCCCTTGTTCTCTACATACAAACGTGGTCAAATGCACAAGTACATCTCAGACAATTATcttcattcaaaaaaattaaaattgaactatcctcataataatgaaatattagGACTGTCTATTAGTTTATTTTTACCAGACTAGAGTAGTGCATCCGATCAGTTTGTTAATCATTCCCAAATGTTTAAGTGATGGTAGCAAGTAGGAATCCTAAGAAATCTCCAAGagattaaaaattttgaaaacataaaTGGGGTGGGTGAACCCAAATTGAGCAAATTCTAGACAAGTTGGAAAGAAAAAGCCATTTAAAGCAAGCATGAATAACTATGTGAAAGGATGGTACCTTAACAAAATGGAAATGGAGAGAATAGTAACCAAAGTTGGAGACTAGGATTGGAGATCCAATCAAACTTTAGTTTGTGTTGAACTCGCGTAGCAGTATTACACTGCAAAAACTTGCAGTTAACCCTAAGTAATCACCACTTGCCTCATTTTCTATGCTGTTTTCTGAGTTTTTCAAAAAGTGGTTCTGAATTTTTTTTGTGCACATTTCCTTTTTTGGCTTTCTTCATGCTTTGGAGAAGAAAAGTGAAATGATATGGATGCAACAATCTATGAGAAATAGTTGACATAAAACGTCATCTTGGGGATGAGAGATAGTAGTGGAAAGCTCAAGTGACTTGATTATATTGTCAATAAGTCCTTTTTGATAACTCTATTGATCACATCCTTTGTAGAAAGAAAGTGAGGAGTATTTTTCAGGTAGTATAAATGAATGGAGGAAGTTAGTCATGGTATCTTAATTGATTGAACAAACTCTCATTTAAATAAGGAGAATCCTCAGGCAATGTAATCAGTGATTATAGATATAGTCATAACAGATGATAGTGCCATCAACAATACTTGAGAGATAGATGACAGAGAAAGACATCTTGGGATTGAGAGGTAGCAAACTATATAGATTGCATCCTTTGTGGAAAGAAAGTGAGGAGTGTCCAAGTAGTATATGTAATGTTCTACTTACGGATTTTTGAATTTATGATATTTTTGAGTAATTGGACCCAAAATCTATGCAAGCAAACTAGTGACTAACTCTTAACAAATGACTAAATCTAACAATAATGCTGGTTTTGAATAATATAAATTGAGATTTCATAAGCAACTATTACATCATTTCTCAAGAGAAATCCAAACTGCATTTACTGCCCAAAATA
This window harbors:
- the LOC131047393 gene encoding probable protein S-acyltransferase 16, with amino-acid sequence MRERLVSLPVLVVLLATGFVYYTTVFIVTEQWLSLKTAAGLLNAIIFTGLTVMSLICYTLAILKDPGHVPSSYVRDLEDADTFMHEVKRKGGDMRYCQKCGHYKPPRAHHCRVCKRCVLRMDHHCVWINNCVGHENYKAFFLFVLYIVVACIYALALLVGSALGELNHNERQSGNIFRASYVLCASILIPLTVALVVLLGWHMYLLSHNKTTIEYHEGVRAMWLDEKAGRVYRHPYDLGLYANIVLVLGPNLATWFCPTALGHIGSGLRFPTYNDNICEQSSSA